The following coding sequences are from one Lycium ferocissimum isolate CSIRO_LF1 chromosome 3, AGI_CSIRO_Lferr_CH_V1, whole genome shotgun sequence window:
- the LOC132049245 gene encoding remorin 4.1-like, with amino-acid sequence MLNYQRPNTIASTSNNNSSTFRENNHDDQEEEQIRDIHALTPPRPPSNRGRRLEAWETSSHRSSSISEVASSENFSTMSREFNALVLAGSSISNNHGSENENNNNNSNILGSIGEDEPIEETNPLAIVPDNYSNTVDPITINPSPPRRINNNSSHGEVTVQRVKKEEVESKISAWQTAKISKINNRFKREDAVINGCESEEVQRATSWMKKIERKLEEKRAKALEKMQNDIAKARRKAEEKRASAEGKRGTKVAKVLEISNLMRAVGRAPAKRSFF; translated from the exons ATGTTGAATTATCAAAGACCTAATACCATAGCTAGTACtagcaacaacaacagcagCACATTCAGAGAAAACAATCATGATgatcaagaagaagaacaaaTCAGAGATATCCATGCTCTAACCCCACCAAGACCTCCATCAAATCGTGGTCGTCGATTAGAAGCTTGGGAAACAAGTAGCCATAGATCATCGTCGATTTCAGAAGTAGCATCAAGTGAGAATTTTTCAACCATGAGTCGTGAATTCAACGCTCTTGTCCTCGCTGGATCGTCGATTAGCAACAATCATGGGAGTGAAAACgagaataataataacaatagcaaCATTTTGGGGAGCATAGGGGAAGATGAGCCAATAGAAGAAACAAATCCGTTAGCTATTGTGCCAGATAATTATAGTAACACTGTGGATCCAATTACTATTAATCCTTCGCCTCCAAGAAGGATTAATAATAATTCTAGTCATGGGGAAGTTACGGTTCAAAGggtgaaaaaagaagaagttgaatCAAAGATTAGTGCATGGCAAACTGCTAAAATTTCGAAGATTAATAATAGGTTTAAACGTGAAGATGCTGTTATTAATGGATGCGAAAGTGAAGAGGTACAAAGAGCTACTTCTTGGATGAAGAAAATTGAG aggAAGTTAGAGGAGAAGAGAGCAAAAGCCCTTGAAAAAATGCAAAATGATATAGCAAAAGCACGTAGAAAAGCAGAAGAAAAAAGGGCATCAGCTGAAGGAAAGAGAGGAACAAAAGTAGCAaaagttcttgaaatttccaatttGATGAGAGCTGTTGGTAGAGCTCCAGCTAAGCGTTCCTTCTTTTAA